Below is a genomic region from Salvelinus fontinalis isolate EN_2023a chromosome 2, ASM2944872v1, whole genome shotgun sequence.
aaaatatactagtgtaccttagtagcgcttcccttcctcctctttaacTATATAGCCAATTCAAAACATAACTAGTCATACTACAAGCTCTCTCGCTACTTAACCATTTAGCTATAAGCATTAAATGTTGTTGATGCCTTTCCACCAGCACTGTTGAGAAATAAATCTGATACCGTTATTGGAAAGCTGGGATTCCTCTATTGAAACAGTAGGCTAGCCATGTAATTCCGACATTAAAAATATTCGAATAGCCTAATCGACAAACAACTTCTATGCTGTGCATAGATATTTAACCTTATAAGGTTATAGATAAACATGTCTTAGTTAGCTACCTTGCTTTGAAGTAGCGTAACTTATCAATGTTATTTCTGATTCACTGAATGAGGGAATAACTGAATAAAtacaaaagtatttggttgtaatatTCTATATCAAGGGTGGCAAACCATCCTATAGGAGAGCTACTGGGTTTGCAGGTTTTTGTTCAAGCCCCGCTCTAAAACACAACattgtagcctaaacatcagctgcTCATATAGAAAACAGACCAGCAGCCTTCTAGTGGCAATACCACATTTATGCAGACTTTTTCATGTAGGAGACACCACTAAATATTGGTCATGGAAATTTGGTTAGAAGTCATGAAATTCCATCAGTCAAAATGTGTATGAACTCTTAACAGTGAATAATCAGATCTAGCTATAGCATAATGTACATTTGTGAACATGGTCTAATGGACCTGCACCGCTTTcatcccaagtcaagcactggtacTACCATGTGTTATGCGTTTATAGAAATGACACAGCAGAGCAAGAGGACTTACCTTTAGTGTGATAAGTAACAGCAGCTTTCAGATCAAACAACCCCCAGCTACCTCTGTCCAGGCTCTTAGAGTGGGCCTGCTCTTTAGATGGACCCAACACCAGGTTGGTCAGGGGGGCCTGTGCAGGCTCATCACTAATGTCTTTACCAGAGGCCAACACAACTGCACCTACACCCTTCGTCTCGCCCTTTGTCTCATCCGGTCCAGACAGCTGAGCCTTTGCCCCATCCTCACCCTTTATTGTAGCAGGGAGGCAAGCTGGGGCACTAGTCCTTTTCTCTGAGTCTTGAGCCAAAGTGAGAAGCAAAGGCTCTGGGATTGATAGGCTAGCGTCAAGGCCTGGCTCAGCTGCAACCGCAGGGCATGGCTCCCCTTGAAATGTGACCACCGTAGCCTTTCCCTCCACAGCAGCCACCGGCCGGCTTCCTCCTTCTGACCCCACATTTGGCTCATTGATGAAGGACAGCCCCCACTGATTCTGGAAGATGTCCCCCAAGGCTTTCTGATTTGTCTGAGCAGCCGGGGTGTCCACTTGGCGAGCACTCGGGAGCACAGGTTGCATATTTAAAGGGTTTAGGGGGTAAATGAAAAGAGTACACTTTCTCAGATCTGCTGTAAGGTTGGTTGAAGAACTACAGTCATTGTCCAAAAAGGATGCTACATTCTCCCTGCATGGGAGAGAGGGGGCTGGTGGAATACTACTACTAGCAGCAGGAGTGAAGAAGGTACCGACAGAGGGATAACCATTTCCATCTCCAGAAACAGGACCATTAGTAATGCTAGCTGAGGTGATGGTTTTCATAGCAGACATGGGGACCTGTGATAATCTACCAGGCACCTGAGGATGTACCTCTCCTCCAGCTTGGGCTGCTTTGTTGAGGTTCTCCTTAACTTTACTTGCATAACTGATCTTGGGCACAATTTTAGCACTACTGTTGTCCACAGGAAATACTGGAGGGGGCTTGAATAAAGTCCAAGAGTCCTCTTTTGTAGAGGTTGAGAGCTTGGCTTTGGGCCTATCCTCAAACTTTTTACCAAAGGCAACTGCAGCAGTTTTACTGTCTGAGTTATTCCTCTGCAACTCACCCATAGCCACTTCTGGGGCCCCCATCTGCCTGACTGCTGTCTGGGCATCTGCTTTATGGACAAGTCTCGAGTTCACCGCTTTCTCCATTGGTTCAAGTCCAGAAGCCTCTGGCTCCTGTGTAGCATTACCCTGCTGCATGGCTCTCTCCTTTTCGCTTGTCACATGCTCTGTGTTCTTGATGCTGTTGCGTCTTGCCTTGCGTTTCTTAGGAGTAGTATATCCACTTTCTGAGCCACTGCCATCGTTGTCAGGGGATGACTTGCTGGAGTAACCATTGGTAATATGAGCAGAGTTTACCACCCCATTCAGAAGCAATGCAGACTCCTTGTCCAACAGCTTTCCCTCATAGTCATTAGTGAAATCCAAGTCCTTGTCGCTGTCCATATTCTTCTTGTGATCGAAACCTTTGTTGTCCATTTCTGAAAGAGTGGTATAAACCTTTCGTGTTGACTTCTGTTTTACATTAGTGTTTATCAAATGTCTGTTACCATTGCTGTTGGTCGGACGAGGgatacaaaaaaaaatatttgcagACAGTATCTTGTCCCCCTCCACGTCACTGGTGTTTATTTTCCCATTGCCTGTAAACGGAAACAAAAGAAAATTGCACTGCCAGTGATACAATAACATGTGGACACACAAACATATAAGTCCAAGGAAATTCCATAATTCCATACCACCTCTCTATATCAAAATGGACTAACAGCCCTAATCTGTTTACAAGACCTATGCAACCTCGAAGCTCCTTTTGTAGGAAATAGGGTAAGGTCTTTATAAGACGATGCTGTATCATGGCAATTTAGACTGAATAGGTCAGCTGGTAGCAAGCAACCATGCCAGTACCCAGATCAGATTCCCTTGAACATAGTAGTCCCATAGCCTACTTGTTAACAGATACCATACTTAAATCACTTCAGGAAAACGTGTGCTGTATGTAGAAATAGCCATTAGCTACAGTCCTATAACTTTTGTTAACCGGAAGGTGGTTGTCAGTGTGACTGAGCATGACTTTGCTAGCTAATTGAACAGTATTTACCACACTAGCGTCTAAAGACAAAGCTTTCAACTAAATTAATGATTTGCCATCTTGCTCCTAAGATATCTgtttacaatatgagtgaaaaaATAAAATCTTAAGTAATGTTATAGAATAACAAATAGTGTTAAGCGTTTTATTCTCCTTATCTGAACTGAAGCGAGGGTTCAATGTATGCACAATTGTTTGCATGCATACCATCAAGTctaaactagtctaaagaaacTGGTACAATTACATTTCAAATCATGTAGCTAAAACATCAGTAAGCAAT
It encodes:
- the LOC129815439 gene encoding FMR1-interacting protein NUFIP2-like isoform X2 — its product is MEEQPKDRAQDRRYHHYGEERNHIQYKSSLKNDQIYFQYQETQTKKTGNGKINTSDVEGDKILSANIFFCIPRPTNSNGNRHLINTNVKQKSTRKVYTTLSEMDNKGFDHKKNMDSDKDLDFTNDYEGKLLDKESALLLNGVVNSAHITNGYSSKSSPDNDGSGSESGYTTPKKRKARRNSIKNTEHVTSEKERAMQQGNATQEPEASGLEPMEKAVNSRLVHKADAQTAVRQMGAPEVAMGELQRNNSDSKTAAVAFGKKFEDRPKAKLSTSTKEDSWTLFKPPPVFPVDNSSAKIVPKISYASKVKENLNKAAQAGGEVHPQVPGRLSQVPMSAMKTITSASITNGPVSGDGNGYPSVGTFFTPAASSSIPPAPSLPCRENVASFLDNDCSSSTNLTADLRKCTLFIYPLNPLNMQPVLPSARQVDTPAAQTNQKALGDIFQNQWGLSFINEPNVGSEGGSRPVAAVEGKATVVTFQGEPCPAVAAEPGLDASLSIPEPLLLTLAQDSEKRTSAPACLPATIKGEDGAKAQLSGPDETKGETKGVGAVVLASGKDISDEPAQAPLTNLVLGPSKEQAHSKSLDRGSWGLFDLKAAVTYHTKEMEYVFNLQKQDPKRVVFYDKTKDGPDQ
- the LOC129815439 gene encoding FMR1-interacting protein NUFIP2-like isoform X1; translation: MEEQPKDRAQDRRYHHYGEERNHIQYKSSLKNDQIYFQYQETQTKKTGRAIRKSNGKINTSDVEGDKILSANIFFCIPRPTNSNGNRHLINTNVKQKSTRKVYTTLSEMDNKGFDHKKNMDSDKDLDFTNDYEGKLLDKESALLLNGVVNSAHITNGYSSKSSPDNDGSGSESGYTTPKKRKARRNSIKNTEHVTSEKERAMQQGNATQEPEASGLEPMEKAVNSRLVHKADAQTAVRQMGAPEVAMGELQRNNSDSKTAAVAFGKKFEDRPKAKLSTSTKEDSWTLFKPPPVFPVDNSSAKIVPKISYASKVKENLNKAAQAGGEVHPQVPGRLSQVPMSAMKTITSASITNGPVSGDGNGYPSVGTFFTPAASSSIPPAPSLPCRENVASFLDNDCSSSTNLTADLRKCTLFIYPLNPLNMQPVLPSARQVDTPAAQTNQKALGDIFQNQWGLSFINEPNVGSEGGSRPVAAVEGKATVVTFQGEPCPAVAAEPGLDASLSIPEPLLLTLAQDSEKRTSAPACLPATIKGEDGAKAQLSGPDETKGETKGVGAVVLASGKDISDEPAQAPLTNLVLGPSKEQAHSKSLDRGSWGLFDLKAAVTYHTKEMEYVFNLQKQDPKRVVFYDKTKDGPDQ